The sequence below is a genomic window from Bosea sp. F3-2.
GATGACAGTTTTTGCAAGCCACATATGGCCGCTGCCGGCTTGCGCATTCACGCATAAACGGCTGATCTGCGCATCCTGACTCGCCTTCGTTTCCGGACCGGATCATGCCAAACCTCGCCCTCGCCGTTTCGACGACCCTGCCGCAGGACGCCGGCGCCGCCGCTCTGGCCGGCCGCGTCTGGCGCCCTGATCTCGGCGGCCCGGCGGTGGTCATGCTGCGCGACGGCCAGGTCATCGACATTACCGCCGCTTTCCCGACCAGCCGCGACCTCTGCGAGAGCGCCGATCCGGCGGCCGCACTGCGCGCGGCGAAGGGCGAGGCTCTCGGCCCGCTTGCCGAGATTCTGGCCAACACGCCCGTGGACGGCCGCGATCCGAAGCGCCCCTGGCTGCTGTCGCCGCTAGACCTTCAGGCGGTGAAGGCGGCCGGCGTCACCTTCGCGGTCTCGATGCTGGAGCGCGTCATCGAGGAGAAGGCGCGCGGCAACCCGGCCGCCGCTGCCACGATCCGGAGCGAAATCGGAAAACTGATCGGCGACGACCTCTCCAAGCTGAAACCCGGCTCGCCCGAGGCGATGCATCTCAAGGAGGTGCTGATCAGGCAGGGCGCCTGGAGCCAGTATCTCGAGGTCGGCATCGGGCCGGACGCGGAGATCTTCACCAAGGCGCCGCCGATGTCGACGGTCGGCACAGGCGCCGATGCCGGCCTGCATCCGGCCTCGAGCTGGAACAACCCGGAACCCGAGATCGTCCTGATCGTCGCCTCCGACGGACGCATCGTCGGCGCTACGCTGGGCAACGACGTCAACCTGCGCGATGTCGAGGGCCGCTCGGCCCTGCTGCTCGGCAAGGCCAAGGACAACAATGCGGCCGCCGCGGTCGGCCCCTTCATCCGCTTCTTCGATGCCGGTTTCACGCTCGATCATATCCGCAAGACGACCGTGACTTTGACGGTCGAGGGCGAGGACGGCTTCACGCTGGAGGGCTCGTCCTCGATCGCCAAAATCAGCCGCGACCCGGCTGATCTCGCCGCCCAGATGATCAGCCCGCATCATCAGTATCCGGACGGAGCAGCGCTCTACCTCGGCACCATGTTCGCGCCGATCAAGGATCGCGATGCGCCGGGCGGCGGCTTCACTCACAAATACGGGGACATCGTCACCATCGCAGCGCCCGAGCTCGG
It includes:
- a CDS encoding fumarylacetoacetate hydrolase family protein, yielding MPNLALAVSTTLPQDAGAAALAGRVWRPDLGGPAVVMLRDGQVIDITAAFPTSRDLCESADPAAALRAAKGEALGPLAEILANTPVDGRDPKRPWLLSPLDLQAVKAAGVTFAVSMLERVIEEKARGNPAAAATIRSEIGKLIGDDLSKLKPGSPEAMHLKEVLIRQGAWSQYLEVGIGPDAEIFTKAPPMSTVGTGADAGLHPASSWNNPEPEIVLIVASDGRIVGATLGNDVNLRDVEGRSALLLGKAKDNNAAAAVGPFIRFFDAGFTLDHIRKTTVTLTVEGEDGFTLEGSSSIAKISRDPADLAAQMISPHHQYPDGAALYLGTMFAPIKDRDAPGGGFTHKYGDIVTIAAPELGSLVNRMKRTDACEPWTFGASHLMRHLAKRGLL